The Prosthecobacter algae genome has a segment encoding these proteins:
- a CDS encoding carboxy terminal-processing peptidase — MTRHPLSFVAASLATITLAFTPARAETNFGQVAMHVAYMLQSQHYSHRDFDDEVSAKLLQNYLNLLDFRHVFFTQADVDGFKSKYDTTLDDHVLMRNISPAIEIYDIYKQRVKERIDFTQKTLKDHKFTFDSTRTIELKRDAAPYPKDKAEQDKIWLDILEDNLLQEKLADEAKAEDAKKKAEEKAKKEAEKKPDTAAADKKPEGEKKPEADKAVAAAKPAAAPAKEEKPFTAEERVMKDYERLLESIEENDQEDVVDFFLSSLSAAYDPHTEYMSVNETDNFNIQMKHKLVGIGALLGLVDDVAQIQGIVVGGPADKQGELKLNDKITGVAQGDAEFVETKYMKLQKIVDMIRGKDGSTVRLRVNPADDPSATKIITIVRGEVELKEKLANAELLLTPSEMGPPMKIGWINLSSFYADMEEGTVSTTDDVQRLLARLMKEKIDGLVLDLRGNGGGSLEEAIRLTGLFVPSGPVVQAKDWRGSISWRECETPKAFYDGPMIVLTDKTSASASEILAAALQDYRRALIVGDKSTFGKGTVQTILPVDRFMPFFSDKSRAGNLKVTIQKFYRIAGGSTQLKGVEPDLVLPSIRDVLDIGEGSADNPLPYDTIPARKYSLITEKPYPLEELRNRLTGRLNSNPEFQYILDESKRLKERIDRNTAVLSLAEREKETAETKARREKQEAERATRVKTLNEKLKQDGFKTYHLTLDNVDAAELVPESAFTREQSTGMKMAAKADGEEGASELSKFPYGLEPTKLETVNIMRDFLELTSKRPTTAKAEEKIAK; from the coding sequence ATGACTCGTCATCCCTTGTCCTTCGTGGCCGCCAGCCTGGCGACCATCACCCTGGCATTTACGCCTGCACGCGCCGAGACCAATTTTGGTCAAGTAGCCATGCATGTTGCCTACATGCTCCAGAGTCAGCACTACTCTCACCGGGACTTCGATGACGAAGTCTCGGCCAAGCTCCTGCAGAATTATCTGAACCTGCTCGATTTCCGTCACGTCTTCTTCACCCAGGCCGATGTGGATGGTTTTAAGAGCAAGTATGACACGACCCTCGATGACCACGTCCTGATGCGCAACATCAGCCCCGCCATTGAGATCTACGACATCTACAAGCAGCGCGTCAAGGAGCGCATCGACTTCACCCAGAAGACCCTCAAGGACCACAAGTTCACCTTCGACTCCACCCGCACCATTGAGCTGAAGCGCGATGCGGCCCCTTATCCGAAAGACAAGGCGGAGCAGGACAAAATCTGGCTCGACATCCTTGAGGACAACCTCCTCCAGGAAAAGCTGGCCGATGAAGCCAAGGCCGAAGACGCCAAAAAGAAGGCCGAAGAAAAGGCTAAAAAGGAAGCTGAGAAAAAGCCCGACACCGCCGCCGCTGACAAAAAGCCTGAAGGCGAGAAAAAGCCAGAGGCCGACAAAGCCGTCGCTGCCGCCAAGCCTGCCGCCGCCCCGGCCAAGGAAGAAAAGCCCTTCACCGCCGAAGAGCGCGTGATGAAGGACTATGAGCGCCTTCTCGAAAGCATCGAGGAAAACGACCAGGAAGACGTCGTGGACTTCTTCCTCTCCAGCCTCTCCGCCGCCTACGATCCGCACACGGAATACATGAGCGTCAATGAGACCGACAACTTCAACATCCAGATGAAGCACAAGCTCGTCGGCATCGGTGCCCTTCTCGGCCTGGTGGATGACGTTGCCCAGATCCAGGGCATCGTCGTCGGTGGTCCTGCCGACAAGCAGGGCGAGCTGAAGCTCAATGACAAGATCACCGGCGTGGCCCAGGGCGATGCCGAATTCGTCGAGACCAAGTACATGAAGCTGCAGAAGATCGTGGACATGATCCGCGGCAAGGACGGCAGCACCGTCCGCCTGCGTGTCAATCCGGCTGACGATCCTAGCGCCACCAAGATCATCACCATCGTTCGTGGCGAGGTGGAACTGAAGGAAAAGCTCGCCAACGCCGAGCTCCTCCTCACGCCTTCCGAAATGGGCCCGCCCATGAAGATCGGCTGGATCAATCTTTCCTCCTTCTATGCCGACATGGAAGAGGGCACCGTCAGCACCACCGATGACGTCCAGCGTCTGCTCGCTCGCCTCATGAAGGAAAAGATCGACGGTCTCGTCCTCGACCTTCGCGGCAATGGCGGCGGCTCCCTGGAGGAAGCCATCCGCCTCACCGGCCTCTTTGTTCCTTCCGGCCCCGTCGTCCAGGCCAAAGACTGGCGCGGTTCCATCTCCTGGCGCGAATGCGAAACGCCCAAGGCCTTCTACGACGGCCCCATGATCGTCCTCACCGACAAGACCAGCGCCTCCGCCTCGGAGATTTTGGCCGCCGCCCTTCAGGACTACCGCCGCGCCCTCATCGTCGGTGACAAGTCCACCTTCGGCAAAGGCACCGTGCAGACCATCCTGCCCGTGGACCGCTTCATGCCCTTCTTCAGCGACAAAAGCCGCGCCGGTAATCTCAAGGTCACCATCCAGAAGTTCTACCGCATCGCTGGCGGCTCCACCCAGCTTAAAGGCGTCGAGCCCGATCTCGTCCTGCCTTCCATCCGCGACGTCCTCGACATCGGTGAAGGCTCTGCCGACAACCCGCTGCCCTACGACACCATCCCGGCCCGCAAATACAGCCTCATCACCGAGAAACCCTACCCCCTCGAAGAGCTGCGCAACCGCCTCACCGGCCGTCTCAACAGCAATCCCGAGTTCCAATACATCCTCGATGAGTCCAAGCGCCTGAAAGAGCGCATCGACCGCAACACCGCCGTCCTCAGCCTGGCCGAACGCGAAAAAGAAACCGCCGAAACCAAGGCCCGCCGCGAGAAGCAGGAAGCTGAGCGCGCCACCCGCGTCAAAACCCTCAACGAGAAGCTCAAGCAGGATGGTTTCAAAACCTATCACCTCACCCTCGACAACGTGGATGCTGCCGAACTCGTCCCCGAGTCTGCCTTCACCCGCGAGCAGAGCACCGGCATGAAAATGGCCGCCAAAGCCGATGGCGAAGAAGGCGCTTCCGAGCTCTCTAAATTCCCCTACGGCCTCGAGCCCACCAAGCTCGAAACCGTCAACATCATGCGTGACTTCCTCGAACTCACCAGCAAGCGCCCCACCACCGCCAAAGCTGAAGAGAAGATCGCCAAATAA
- a CDS encoding MBL fold metallo-hydrolase produces the protein MSTGFPHQQQVMLQLETYTGGIVETNGHLLRLPRFNLLVDAPQGVARWLESQNVKVDALFLTHQHFDHVMDAAAVKEGHQCPVYAWTEFDRNLTLERFFGAMAGSAFSVPEFTVDHVLKDMTEVEAVGQTWKLQHIPGHSPDSLCFWLEEAGVLFSGDVIFSGSLGRSDFPGGSHQQLVTGIREKLWALPAETQVFSGHGPDTTLGEERETNPFLQ, from the coding sequence ATGTCCACAGGTTTCCCACATCAGCAGCAGGTTATGTTGCAATTGGAAACCTACACGGGCGGAATTGTCGAGACTAACGGCCATTTGCTGCGCCTGCCGCGATTTAACCTTTTGGTGGATGCTCCGCAGGGGGTGGCAAGGTGGCTGGAAAGCCAGAATGTGAAGGTGGATGCTCTGTTTTTGACCCATCAGCACTTTGACCATGTAATGGATGCAGCGGCGGTGAAGGAGGGCCATCAGTGCCCGGTGTATGCCTGGACGGAGTTTGACCGGAACCTGACCCTGGAGAGATTCTTCGGGGCGATGGCGGGCAGCGCTTTTTCCGTGCCGGAATTCACGGTGGACCATGTGCTGAAAGACATGACGGAGGTGGAGGCCGTGGGCCAGACATGGAAGCTGCAACACATTCCGGGGCACTCGCCGGACAGCCTGTGCTTTTGGCTGGAGGAGGCGGGCGTGCTTTTCAGCGGGGATGTGATCTTCAGCGGCAGCCTGGGGCGGTCCGACTTCCCTGGCGGCTCGCACCAGCAACTGGTGACGGGCATCCGTGAGAAGCTATGGGCCCTGCCTGCGGAAACCCAGGTCTTCTCTGGCCACGGGCCGGACACGACGCTGGGCGAGGAGCGCGAGACGAATCCGTTTTTGCAGTAG
- a CDS encoding sulfurtransferase — MPETAPSPVITNIAAYQFATLTDLKSLREHLVAQCKAWGLKGTILLSTEGINLFVAGLRPEIDLLLAELRALPGLETLTPKFSESAHQPFRRMLVRIKKEIIAFGVEGIEPAKYTSPRIEAKTLKQWLDEGRPITLLDTRNDYEVKLGTFKNAHIIGVDSFRDFPEAVRRLPEELKQQPIVTFCTGGIRCEKAAPFMEREGFQQVWQLEGGILKYFEEVGGAHYDGDCFVFDQRVGVDPGLAETDSVQCFMCQSPLTDEDQKDPRFVEHVSCPYCFKTTEQKMQENIASRHAAIHALTHPLPGSAPYDHQQPLNVPRACDGLTLLETLVTILPHVPQEELLQRFANQRILDKDERPVAPTQIVGAGERYLRLLPGLVEPEVNADIRLLHEDEAIVVLEKPAPLPMHPGGRFNRNTLHYILGEVYEPQKPRPCHRLDANTTGLIVVARTRHFAGLVQPQFSRGEVEKVYLARIQGHPESDTFISDAPISDVPGAMGSREVDEENGREARTEFRVLRREADGTALVEARPITGRTNQIRIHLWQLGHPIVGDPVYLPGQTVGDTQTLDIAASPMCLHAWQISFIHPLNQERMKFATALPAWASLEGAQP, encoded by the coding sequence ATGCCCGAGACCGCCCCATCGCCCGTCATCACCAACATTGCTGCTTACCAGTTCGCCACCCTCACGGACCTCAAGTCGCTGCGGGAGCATCTTGTGGCCCAGTGCAAGGCCTGGGGGCTGAAGGGCACCATCCTGCTCAGCACCGAGGGCATCAATCTTTTCGTCGCCGGTCTCCGTCCTGAAATCGATCTCCTCCTGGCCGAACTCCGCGCCCTCCCCGGCCTGGAAACGCTCACGCCCAAGTTCAGCGAAAGCGCTCACCAGCCCTTCCGCCGCATGCTCGTCCGCATCAAAAAGGAGATCATCGCCTTTGGAGTCGAAGGCATCGAACCCGCCAAATACACTTCCCCGCGCATCGAGGCCAAAACCCTCAAGCAATGGCTCGATGAAGGCCGCCCCATCACCTTGCTGGATACCCGCAACGACTATGAGGTGAAGCTCGGCACCTTCAAAAACGCCCACATCATTGGCGTGGACAGCTTCCGCGATTTCCCTGAGGCCGTCCGTCGCCTGCCGGAGGAACTGAAGCAACAGCCCATCGTCACCTTCTGCACCGGCGGCATCCGCTGTGAAAAAGCCGCCCCTTTCATGGAGCGTGAAGGCTTCCAGCAAGTCTGGCAGCTCGAGGGTGGCATCCTAAAATATTTCGAAGAAGTCGGCGGCGCTCATTACGATGGCGACTGCTTCGTGTTCGATCAGCGCGTCGGTGTGGACCCTGGCTTGGCCGAGACCGATTCCGTCCAGTGTTTCATGTGCCAGTCCCCGCTGACGGACGAGGACCAGAAAGACCCGCGTTTTGTCGAGCATGTTTCCTGCCCTTACTGTTTCAAGACCACGGAGCAAAAGATGCAGGAAAACATCGCCTCACGGCATGCCGCCATCCACGCCCTCACCCATCCGCTGCCCGGCAGCGCCCCTTACGATCACCAGCAGCCGCTGAATGTCCCCCGCGCCTGCGATGGCCTCACGTTGCTGGAAACCCTCGTCACCATCCTCCCTCACGTGCCGCAGGAGGAGCTGCTGCAGCGGTTTGCAAACCAGCGCATCCTGGACAAGGACGAACGCCCCGTCGCCCCCACCCAGATCGTCGGGGCAGGGGAGCGCTACCTCCGCCTGCTGCCCGGCTTGGTCGAGCCCGAGGTCAATGCGGACATCCGCCTTCTGCATGAGGATGAAGCCATCGTCGTCTTGGAAAAACCAGCCCCGCTGCCCATGCACCCCGGCGGCCGGTTCAATCGCAACACCCTCCACTATATCCTGGGCGAGGTGTATGAGCCCCAGAAACCCCGGCCCTGCCACCGGTTGGATGCCAATACCACCGGCCTTATCGTCGTGGCCCGCACCCGTCACTTCGCCGGGCTCGTGCAGCCCCAGTTCTCCCGGGGTGAGGTGGAAAAAGTCTATCTCGCACGCATCCAGGGCCACCCGGAAAGCGACACCTTCATTTCCGATGCTCCCATCAGTGATGTCCCCGGGGCCATGGGCAGCCGGGAGGTGGATGAAGAAAACGGCCGCGAAGCCCGCACCGAATTCCGCGTGCTGCGCCGCGAGGCCGATGGCACCGCCCTCGTCGAGGCCCGCCCCATCACTGGCCGTACCAATCAGATCCGCATCCATCTCTGGCAGCTCGGCCACCCCATCGTGGGAGATCCCGTCTATCTCCCCGGCCAGACCGTCGGCGACACCCAGACCCTCGATATCGCCGCCTCTCCCATGTGCCTGCACGCTTGGCAGATCAGCTTCATCCATCCCTTGAACCAGGAACGGATGAAATTTGCCACGGCGCTTCCGGCTTGGGCCTCACTCGAAGGCGCTCAGCCCTAG
- a CDS encoding BatA domain-containing protein, producing MTFLNVFLLAGAAAFLVPLLIHLLNKRRVQTVRWGAMHLLQEVMRQRKKRKLNIEQWLLLAVRIAIPIVLALCLARPVLTALRSFGLGKTSLVMLLDDSFSMRAPAPGGSPAERAWQDVGQVLQAQPKGSDAQVVLAGGNARRLLDQSTSTLEVIPQQLAETTNQAGPVKVNEALQTAVASLSSAPNGARELAIVSDFQSSDWKSAADGAALPALDALMKQEPKPQVTFYRLTSDLTENLSIASADLSALVVAEEQPIGLRVRIQNHGKRSWQDVAVHLEADGARLRTSRVTLAPEGEALISFTHAFTSIGDHSLAVRLEGDSFADDNAFYSVVQVRNQLNVLLVDGDPGTEALSGAADFLELALTPYQSASASLKDLIRITKVEAKRLRETDFRGQEIIVLADVDRLQGNRLSELDKFVKAGGGLIVFTGPHCDLNWYNQEFYRKGEGLLPAGLKGLQRATSAAPARILQQRLTHPATVYFNDARGGRLQEAGFQAWMELDTAQDAGSKPLLMLDRGTPLFLEKARERGRVILSATTADAEWSNLPLQPFFVPLMQRLVTYLATQSTVTAWDQVGAPLRVVMAKERAGVEYTLRDVTSQTQTLKVKAEGDHALLESPPITSPGIYKLTQGNSTRLLAYNLDPAESNLAPLPQEQVKQLAERYDAAFVESFDAWQKLDRTRRHGSELWQPFLIGLLVLLFFEVLLQQRIARG from the coding sequence TTGACCTTTCTCAATGTTTTCCTTCTTGCTGGCGCGGCTGCTTTTCTGGTGCCGCTGCTGATTCACCTGCTGAACAAGCGGCGGGTGCAGACGGTGCGCTGGGGGGCTATGCACCTCCTCCAGGAGGTGATGCGCCAGCGGAAAAAGCGGAAGCTGAACATCGAGCAATGGCTGCTGCTGGCGGTGCGCATTGCGATCCCGATCGTGCTGGCGCTGTGCCTGGCGCGGCCGGTGCTGACGGCGCTGCGTTCCTTTGGCCTGGGCAAGACCTCGCTGGTGATGCTGCTGGATGATTCCTTTTCCATGCGGGCCCCGGCCCCGGGCGGCTCCCCAGCAGAGCGAGCATGGCAGGATGTGGGCCAGGTGCTGCAGGCGCAGCCCAAGGGATCCGACGCACAAGTGGTGCTGGCAGGGGGCAATGCCCGGCGGCTGCTGGACCAAAGCACCAGCACGCTGGAAGTGATCCCGCAACAGCTCGCAGAGACGACCAACCAAGCCGGGCCGGTGAAGGTGAATGAGGCGCTGCAAACGGCAGTGGCCTCCCTCTCCAGCGCACCCAATGGAGCGCGGGAACTGGCCATCGTTTCCGACTTCCAGTCCAGTGACTGGAAAAGCGCCGCCGATGGGGCGGCCCTGCCCGCGCTGGATGCCCTGATGAAGCAGGAGCCGAAACCGCAGGTGACCTTTTACCGCCTAACCAGTGATCTGACTGAGAACCTAAGCATCGCCAGCGCCGACCTTTCCGCGCTGGTGGTGGCGGAGGAGCAGCCCATCGGCCTGCGGGTGCGCATTCAGAACCACGGCAAGCGCTCCTGGCAGGATGTGGCGGTGCATCTGGAGGCGGACGGTGCGCGGCTGCGGACCTCGCGTGTGACGCTGGCCCCGGAGGGCGAGGCGCTGATCAGCTTTACCCACGCTTTCACGAGCATCGGCGATCACTCCCTGGCCGTGCGGCTGGAGGGGGACAGCTTTGCCGATGACAATGCTTTTTACTCCGTGGTGCAGGTGCGCAATCAACTGAATGTGCTGCTGGTGGACGGTGACCCCGGCACGGAGGCCCTGAGCGGTGCGGCGGACTTTTTGGAACTGGCACTCACGCCTTATCAATCCGCCAGCGCCAGCCTCAAGGACCTCATCCGCATCACCAAGGTGGAGGCCAAGCGGCTGCGCGAGACGGACTTTCGCGGACAAGAAATCATCGTGCTGGCGGATGTGGACCGGCTGCAAGGCAACCGACTGAGCGAACTGGACAAGTTTGTGAAGGCAGGCGGCGGACTGATCGTGTTCACGGGTCCGCATTGCGACCTGAACTGGTATAACCAGGAGTTCTACCGCAAGGGCGAGGGCCTGCTGCCCGCCGGCCTGAAGGGTCTGCAACGTGCCACCTCAGCAGCCCCGGCGCGCATCCTGCAACAACGGCTCACCCATCCGGCTACGGTTTACTTCAATGATGCCCGTGGGGGACGGCTGCAAGAAGCTGGCTTCCAGGCCTGGATGGAACTGGATACAGCCCAAGACGCTGGATCGAAGCCGCTGCTGATGCTGGATCGCGGCACGCCGCTGTTTTTGGAAAAAGCGAGGGAACGTGGCCGGGTGATCCTCTCCGCCACGACGGCGGATGCTGAGTGGTCTAACCTGCCGCTCCAACCCTTTTTTGTGCCGCTGATGCAGCGTCTGGTGACCTACCTAGCCACGCAGAGCACCGTCACCGCCTGGGATCAAGTGGGCGCACCGCTGCGGGTGGTGATGGCCAAAGAACGCGCTGGGGTGGAGTACACCCTGCGCGATGTGACCAGCCAGACGCAGACACTGAAGGTGAAAGCCGAAGGCGACCACGCTCTGCTGGAGTCCCCCCCAATCACGAGTCCGGGCATCTATAAGCTGACGCAGGGGAACAGCACGCGCCTGCTGGCCTACAATCTGGACCCGGCAGAATCCAACCTGGCTCCCCTGCCCCAGGAGCAGGTGAAGCAACTGGCCGAGCGGTATGACGCGGCCTTTGTGGAGTCTTTCGATGCCTGGCAAAAGCTGGACCGCACCCGCCGCCATGGCAGTGAACTGTGGCAGCCGTTTCTCATCGGGCTGCTGGTGCTGCTGTTCTTTGAGGTGCTGCTGCAGCAGAGGATCGCGAGGGGGTAG